From the Cryptomeria japonica chromosome 2, Sugi_1.0, whole genome shotgun sequence genome, one window contains:
- the LOC131859896 gene encoding glutathione S-transferase U7-like, whose translation MEEEVKVLGLWASPFSVRVQIALDLKGINHTLYEEDLINKSQLLLQSNPVHKKIPVLIHNGKAISESLIILQYIDETWPAVPLLPKHPYERAVADFSPNFRDIYRTRGEKQEKSIKETVANMLVLEEALKERPFFGGESVGYVDIVLGCRAVWIQVCEEIGVVKLIDPHSTPFLHAWVERFRNLNCVKKWLPDFDKLLSCRYMVRNYFLQQVN comes from the exons ATGGAAGAAGAAGTAAAGGTTTTGGGATTGTGGGCAAGTCCATTTTCTGTCAGAGTACAAATAGCACTCGATCTCAAAGGCATCAATCATACCCTTTATGAGGAAGATCTGATCAACAAAAGCCAACTGCTCCTGCAATCTAATCCAGTTCACAAGAAGATTCCAGTGCTTATTCACAATGGAAAAGCAATCTCTGAGTCCCTCATAATCCTCCAATACATAGACGAGACATGGCCTGCTGTTCCCCTCCTACCCAAACACCCATATGAACGAGCCGTTGCTGAC TTTTCTCCTAATTTTAGAGATATATACAGAACACGGGGGGAGAAACAGGAGAAGAGCATAAAAGAGACAGTGGCAAACATGTTGGTTTTGGAAGAAGCTCTGAAGGAGAGGCCATTCTTTGGAGGGGAATCAGTTGGGTATGTTGATATTGTGTTGGGCTGCCGAGCTGTTTGGATTCAAGTTTGTGAAGAAATTGGAGTAGTAAAATTGATAGATCCTCACAGCACTCCTTTCCTCCATGCTTGGGTTGAGCGCTTCCGCAATCTTAATTGTGTTAAGAAATGGCTGCCGGATTTTGATAAACTTCTTTCCTGCAGATACATGGTCCgcaattattttcttcaacagGTGAACTGA